A part of Aspergillus flavus chromosome 1, complete sequence genomic DNA contains:
- a CDS encoding DNA mismatch repair protein msh-2 — protein MPRTSTRQAHLPRGQTGIQSFARTTKPGLRSAADGKQAVASLPVSPSKKRKLNELENVDCNSPRIQEKGEPTTEALTPSKSLRIKELSLSTPRSGHYASPTGTSRTAVTGEISAIPTSPSKRARGKATSRSCAAVLHVRPTCVNDLIKLHSAFLKAITFHHAHHGSVTPADLREFLPCVERLWKKRKVVVKDVQRLLWIWEQDSEATGLNFRIANYGLGKICLERVRREQWVIDDNELQEQFEQIVDLLWEKALDAADGDESQVDFIATLGVSSIHESLTPFTNFRKGQQRLQDLKGGVIKMKTEKLKAAPVAESPEKTPNATNARRTGLLDRIRSKALRQSKLPPPPSKEMLLRRAAVERIEEVAGVLALLRPAGYVGSGPKATVAAQRKPFRLEMIVQNVQDSSKNPISEKEVEICVDDEVGFIRFYRSLAANSNDETIRVFDRGDWYSAHGAEAEFIARTVYKTTSILRNLGRSDSGGLPSVTMSVTVFRNFLREALFRLNKRIEIWGSVGTGKGHWKLVKQASPGNLQDVEEELGSVGGLSMDSAPIILAVKISAKAAEARSVGVCFADASVRELGVSEFLDNDIYSNFESLIIQLGVKECLVQMDANKKDVELGKIRAIADSCGIAISERPVADYGVKDIEQDLTRLLRDERSAGTLPQTELKLAMGSASALIKYLGVMTDPTNFGQYQLYQHDLSQFMKLDSSALRALNLMPGPRDGSKSMSLFGLLNHCKTPVGSRLLAQWLKQPLMDLAEIEKRQQLVEAFVVNTELRQTMQEEHLRSIPDLYRLAKRFQRKQANLEDVVRVYQVAIRLPGFVNSLENVMDEEYQTPLETEYTSNLRSHSDSLAKLEEMVETTVDLDALENHEFIIKPEFDESLRIIRKKLDKLRHDMGVEHRRVARDLDQDIEKKLFLENHRVHGWCFRLTRNESGCIRNKREYQECSTQKNGVYFTTSTMQTLRREHDQLSSNYNRTQTGLVNEVVNVAASYCPVLERLAGVIAHLDVIVSFAHASVHAPTPYARPKMHPRGTGNTVLKEARHPCMEMQDDISFITNDVALVRDESSFLIITGPNMGGKSTYIRQIGVIALMAQTGCFVPCTEAELTIFDCILARVGASDSQLKGVSTFMAEMLETSNILKSATSESLIIIDELGRGTSTYDGFGLAWAISEHIVTEIRCFGLFATHFHELTALADRYPKSVKNLHVVAFIGDGTDDDSEDKKSKRNQVTLLYRVEPGICDQSFGIHVAELVRFPEKVVNMARQKAEELEDFTSSEQQDQQSSMAIDKYSQEEVEEGSALLKAMLLKWKSETESSGKELTVEEKRQIMRDLVKADEKLQANKVFQGIKAL, from the exons ATGCCGCGCACTTCTACCCGACAAGCCCACCTTCCCCGAGGACAGACCGGCATCCAAAGTTTCGCAAGAACGACCAAGCCCGGTCTCAGATCAGCCGCAGATGGCAAGCAGGCCGTCGCCAGTCTTCCGGTCTCGCCTTCCAAGAAACGGAAACTGAACGAACTCGAGAACGTAGACTGCAATAGCCCGCGGATTCAAGAAAAGGGGGAACCCACGACCGAAGCGCTTACGCCCTCCAAATCTCTCCGGATCAAGGAACTGTCGTTATCGACTCCCCGAAGTGGCCACTATGCATCTCCTACCGGTACTTCGCGGACTGCTGTCACCGGGGAAATTTCTGCGATCCCAACTTCGCCGTCGAAGCGTGCTAGGGGTAAGGCTACATCGCGGTCTTGCGCGGCAGTTCTCCATGTGCGTCCCACTTGTGTGAACGATTTGATTAAGTTGCACTCGGCTTTTCTTAAGGCCATCACGTTTCACCATGCGCATCACGGTTCGGTTACTCCCGCAGACTTGAGGGAGTTTCTTCCTTGTGTTGAGCGGTTGtggaagaagcggaaggtCGTGGTGAAGGATGTGCAACGGTTACTATGGATTTGGGAGCAAGACTCGGAAGCCACCGGGCTCAACTTTCGAATTGCTAATTATGGATTGGGAAAGATTTGTTTGGAGCGTGTGCGTCGGGAGCAGTGGGTAATCGACGACAATGAATTGCAAGAACAGTTTGAGCAAATTGTGGATTTGCTCTGGGAGAAGGCTCTGGATGCCGCTGATGGCGATGAAAGCCAGGTGGACTTTATCGCGACGCTGGGCGTTTCGTCCATCCACGAGTCATTGACACCATTCACGAACTTCCGAAAAGGCCAGCAGCGGTTGCAGGATTTAAAGGGCGGGGTAATCAAAATGAAAACGGAGAAGCTTAAAGCAGCGCCGGTGGCAGAGTCGCCTGAGAAAACACCTAATGCGACGAACGCTCGTCGCACAGGACTTCTGGATCGGATCAGGAGCAAGGCCCTTCGTCAGTCGAAATTACCGCCCCCGCCATCGAAGGAGATGCTGCTTCGTCGTGCTGCTGTTGAACGCATTGAGGAAGTCGCTGGTGTGCTGGCTTTGCTGAGGCCAGCTGGTTATGTGGGTAGTGGCCCAAAAGCTACTGTGGCTGCCCAGAGGAAGCCGTTTCGCCTAGAGATGATCGTACAGAACGTTCAGGACTCATCGAAGAATCCTATTTCAGAGAAAGAGGTGGAAATCTGC GTTGACGACGAAGTCGGCTTCATTCGTTTTTACCGTTCCCTCGCAGCAAATAGCAACGATGAAACTATTCGCGTTTTCGACCGCGGTGACTGGTACTCTGCCCATGGCGCCGAAGCAGAGTTCATCGCTCGCACTGTGTACAAGACCACCTCTATACTCCGCAATCTAGGTCGCAGCGACTCCGGAGGCCTTCCCTCCGTCACCATGAGTGTCACCGTCTTCCGTAACTTTCTCCGCGAAGCTCTCTTCCGACTCAACAAGCGCATTGAAATCTGGGGCTCAGTCGGAACGGGCAAGGGTCATTGGAAGCTGGTAAAGCAAGCTAGCCCGGGAAACCTCCaagatgtggaagaagagttgGGCAGCGTTGGTGGATTATCCATGGACTCGGCTCCAATTATCCTAGCAGTGAAGATCTCGGCCAAGGCCGCAGAGGCTAGGAGTGTGGGAGTGTGCTTTGCGGACGCAAGTGTACGGGAACTCGGTGTTAGCGAGTTTCTGGATAACGATATCTATTCCAACTTTGAGTCGCTTATTATCCAACTCGGGGTGAAGGAGTGTTTGGTGCAGATGGATGCTAATAAGAAGGATGTTGAGCTGGGAAAGATTCGGGCTATTGCGGATAGTTGTGGGATCGCTATCTCCGAGAGGCCGGTGGCTGATTATGGTGTCAAGGATATTGAGCAGGATCTGACGAGGTTGTTGAGGGATGAACGGTCGGCTGGTACGCTGCCGCAGACGGAGCTAAAGCTTGCGATGGGCTCGGCGTCTGCGTTGATCAAGTACCTTGGGGTTATGACGGATCCTACAAACTTCGGCCAGTACCAGCTCTATCAGCATGATTTGTCGCAGTTTATGAAGTTGGATTCGTCGGCGCTGCGTGCTCTTAACCTTATGCCTGGTCCGCGGGACGGATCGAAGTCTATGagtttgtttggtttgttgaATCACTGCAAGACCCCTGTTGGTAGCCGGTTGCTTGCGCAGTGGCTGAAACAGCCGTTGATGGATCTGGCGGAGATCGAGAAGAGACAGCAGCTTGTTGAGGCGTTTGTTGTTAACACGGAGCTCAGACAGACTATGCAGGAGGAGCATCTTCGCTCCATACCGGATCTGTATAGACTAGCGAAGCGGTTCCAGCGCAAACAGGCAAACTTGGAAGACGTTGTGCGGGTGTACCAGGTTGCTATTCGTTTGCCTGGTTTTGTCAACTCTCTCGAGAATGTTATGGATGAAGAGTATCAGACGCCCCTGGAGACGGAGTATACTTCCAACCTCCGGAGTCACTCTGATAGCTTAGCGAAActggaggagatggttgAGACTACGGTTGACCTTGATGCGCTGGAGAACCACGAGTTCATCATCAAGCCTGAGTTTGACGAGAGTCTGCGGATCATCAGGAAGAAGCTGGACAAGCTCCGTCATGATATGGGCGTTGAGCACCGCAGGGTAGCTCGGGACCTTGACCAAGATATTGAGAAGAAGTTGTTCCTGGAGAACCACAGGGTGCACGGATGGTGCTTCCGACTTACTCGCAACGAGTCGGGATGCATCCGCAATAAGAGAGAGTACCAGGAATGTTCTACACAGAAGAACGGTGTCTACTTCACTACGTCGACTATGCAAACCTTGCGCCGGGAGCATGATCAACTGTCCTCGAACTACAATAGAACTCAGACCGGCCTGGTGAATGAGGTCGTTAACGTTGCCGCGTCCTACTGTCCTGTTTTGGAACGACTTGCCGGTGTCATAGCACACCTCGATGTCATTGTAAGCTTCGCTCATGCTTCTGTTCATGCGCCGACCCCCTATGCTCGGCCCAAGATGCACCCACGAGGCACCGGAAACACAGTTCTCAAGGAAGCGCGCCACCCCTGTATGGAAATGCAGGATGATATTTCATTCATTACTAATGATGTGGCTTTGGTCCGAGACGAgtcctccttcctcatcattACTGGTCCTAACATGGGAGGTAAATCGACTTATATTCGCCAAATTGGTGTTATCGCTCTCATGGCTCAGACGGGCTGCTTTGTGCCTTGTACAGAAGCAGAATTGACCATCTTTGACTGTATCCTTGCACGTGTTGGTGCAAGTGATTCACAGCTCAAGGGAGTTTCCACTTTCATGGCTGAGATGCTCGAAAcatccaacatcctcaagTCGGCAACGTCCGAGTCTCTTATCATCATCGACGAGCTTGGGCGCGGTACAAGCACGTATGACGGATTCGGCCTAGCATGGGCCATCTCTGAACACATCGTCACAGAGATTCGTTGCTTCGGCCTTTTCGCTACTCACTTCCATGAATTGACAGCTCTCGCCGATCGATACCCCAAGTCTGTCAAGAACCTGCACGTAGTCGCCTTCATCGGCGATGGTACTGATGATGACAGTGAAGATAAGAAGTCCAAGCGGAACCAGGTCACTCTTCTGTACCGGGTCGAACCTGGCATTTGTGACCAGTCATTCGGTATCCACGTTGCCGAATTGGTCCGCTTCCCGGAGAAGGTGGTCAACATGGCCCGCCAGAAGGCAGAGGAACTTGAAGACTTTACTTCATCCGAACAGCAAGACCAGCAGTCATCCATGGCGATCGATAAATACTCGcaggaagaagttgaggaggGCAGTGCCCTTCTCAAAGCGATGCTGCTGAAATGGAAGTCGGAGACCGAGTCCTCTGGTAAGGAGTTGACAGTGGAAGAGAAGCGACAGATCATGCGTGATCTCGTCAAAGCAGATGAGAAGCTGCAAGCAAACAAGGTCTTCCAGGGTATCAAGGCTTTATAG
- a CDS encoding putative C2H2 transcription factor (unnamed protein product) has product MSSFLPVNNISSPQDRVMEEATPPTTPRPHLTNVPEAQDAAKMVDMEKDGSTPRNVNNSDHSSQPAGSQGSGLSVSEEASHGDSEGDRDGSDHDSDHKGDAPPSKKKKGQRFYCTDYPPCNLSFTRSEHLARHIRKHTGERPFQCHCSRRFSRLDNLRQHAQTVHVNEEIPGDSLAATGTRFQRQIRTDRVRPQGRARAGTGGSQGTHSRGHSRNLSTSSITSTASTFSQPPELRRRPPPLIMANDGRARLALDTMGDPPSTPPGQIRGVPGPAVAGSPYAPSHIFAGGNGSPHVASPMSAASHASGFWDGKTAARRLSVPSGANPFASQPVNAYPPGYANAGSTAAYHPQGGVYASPVSSSYSISRDETSHNAADADLRRRTWHPSTYSTVSRPATSGYGNYQPTETLPHSYGANTQDEQPPRLPGIESFDKVVSRPLTPPVRRPSPMHLDNGNKPPPNYTFGGGFNYNKPSVRPPPPISGPGHRRGHVSWDMSLHTNLTGLHIRDKPLHKDASHWSQQTIAELHNVGSRPSSSYHPQQQYQDYRGHHSRGPSYSSTIHATRTSPEDSSSSEGVHTPSTASLEYHPAIVHNNGYIEPHHTPFSSDTSQTASQSDGYHSKPKPGTDFFNNNHPSSRESGMGRLEALVAVATSENKGSAKLFA; this is encoded by the exons ATGTCATCATTCTTACCTGTGAATAATATTTCGTCGCCGCAAGACCGTGTGATGGAGGAGGCGACGCCACCCACCACACCTCGACCCCATCTAACTAACGTACCGGAGGCGCAAGACGCCGCGAAaatggtggatatggaaaaGGACGGCAGTACGCCCCGAAATGTAAACAACTCTGACCATTCTTCTCAACCCGCAGGCTCGCAAGGGAGCGGGCTGTCAGTATCCGAGGAGGCATCGCACGGAGACTCGGAGGGTGATCGTGATGGTTCAGACCACGACTCGGACCACAAAGGCGATGCTCCCccgtcaaagaagaaaaaaggacaaCGGTTCTACTGCACAGATTACCCGCCTTGTAATCTAAGCTTTACCCGAAGCGAGCATCTCGCCAGACATATTCGGAAACATACTGGGGAACGTCCATTCCAATGCCATTGCTCGCGACGATTTTCCAGGCTCGATAACCTGCGGCAGCATGCTCAAACGGTACATGTGAACGAGGAGATTCCGGGCGACTCGCTCGCAGCCACTGGAACCCGGTTTCAGCGTCAGATTCGAACCGATCGAGTGCGGCCTCAGGGTCGAGCCAGGGCTGGTACTGGCGGCAGTCAGGGAACTCATAGCAGAGGCCATAGCCGAAATTTGTCCACATCGAGTATCACGTCGACCGCGTCGACATTTAGCCAACCTCCAGAGCTTCGTCGCCGACCTCCGCCGTTGATTATGGCGAATGACGGTCGAGCTCGTCTCGCTTTAGATACAATGGGCGATCCCCCTAGTACACCACCAGGTCAAATCCGTGGGGTACCGGGCCCAGCTGTGGCTGGCTCACCCTACGCACCCTCTCATATCTTTGCTGGAGGCAACGGCAGTCCTCATGTCGCCTCGCCGATGTCTGCAGCATCTCATGCCTCTGGCTTCTGGGATGGTAAAACCGCTGCGCGTCGCTTGTCCGTTCCATCGGGCGCTAATCCGTTCGCATCGCAACCGGTCAATGCCTACCCCCCTGGTTACGCAAACGCAGGCTCGACAGCTGCATATCACCCCCAGGGAGGGGTTTATGCAAGCCCAGTGAGCTCCAGCTACTCGATATCCCGGGATGAGACATCGCACAATGCAGCGGATGCCGATCTGCGGAGACGTACCTGGCATCCATCCACGTACTCCACCGTCTCACGGCCTGCTACTAGTGGATACGGGAACTACCAGCCTACTGAGACATTGCCGCACTCTTACGGCGCCAATACACAGGACGAACAACCGCCGCGTCTGCCGGGAATTGAGAGCTTTGATAAGGTTGTCTCGCGGCCTCTCACTCCACCGGTGCGCCGGCCAAGTCCGATGCACCTTGATAACGGCAATAAGCCGCCACCTAACTATACCTTTGGGGGAGGATTCAACTATAACAAGCCGTCAGTTCGGCCACCTCCCCCGATTTCTGGTCCTGGACATCGCCGGGGTCACGTTTCCTGGGACATGTCATTGCACACGAATTTGACTGGATTGCATATCCGGGACAAGCCCCTCCATAAAGACGCATCACACTGGAGCCAGCAAACTATAGCCGAACTTCATAATGTTGGTTCTCGCCCGTCTTCATCCTACCATCCACAGCAACAATACCAGGATTACCGCGGACATCATTCTCGTGGCCCAAGTTACAGCAGCACCATTCATGCTACTCGAACATCCCCGGAGGATTCAAGCAGTAGTGAAGGAGTTCATACCCCATCAACGGCATCTCTTGAGTACCACCCTGCCATTGTGCACAACAACGGGTACATCGAGCCGCATCATACCCCATTCTCATCCGATACGTCTCAAACA GCATCACAGTCCGATGGGTACCACAGTAAGCCTAAACCCGGAACTGACTTCTTCAACAATAACCATCCGTCGAGCAGAGAGTCCGGTATGGGTAGGCTCGAGGCTCTAGTTGCTGTTGCAACCAGTGAGAATAAGGGGTCTGCAAAGTTGTTTGCATGA
- a CDS encoding putative Golgi transport complex component Cog5 has product MAEGEPSYIDYEAFLDPDFSPASFANSLVVATNNATDTPLDLSTPLSRVLFDLQEIDTHIHTLTTKSALPLLTHTRDQTAAADHILKEAEEQVSSVTQGYQRLEKEVLRKWEAADEVRIATEKSLATVRLARAVARCLTLGRQLEGQLAEVTGRGGLADGTASPSPGRDDYRALERAASTIVSLRRMFTATGPGEEGHGLEKVKVIRTLRSELLIPAENMVKSRAQQAINRFTMSAQSGYKQAGDARARLSSATTILYLLSPIPKDLSSASDFQPELLLSTLQGYMHTAIMSSLNALSRSLSMLPTLDKTLVEISAKCQDLFALESILASLRPPSHPLFPPAPTPETQSQGGSKNNLLQPLLNALDASSLPSHFWRSLASSLTSRVQEIVNRGGVSARTLRSNRDRLKKDIKECVLRGSQLPASTDKGRMGADSGMKGNWEREAAVMVSAVASVLDR; this is encoded by the coding sequence ATGGCTGAAGGCGAACCGTCATACATTGACTATGAGGCCTTCTTGGACCCGGACTTCTCTCCCGCCTCTTTTGCCAATTCATTGGTCGTAGCCACCAACAATGCAACAGATACACCGCTAGATCTGTCAACCCCGTTGTCACGGGTTCTCTTCGATCTACAAGAGATCGACACTCACATTCATACGCTGACCACCAAATCAGCCCTCCCCTTGCTGACGCACACGCGGGATCAAACCGCTGCGGCAGACCACATCCTCAAGGAAGCCGAGGAACAGGTCTCCTCCGTGACCCAGGGGTACCAGCGGCTGGAGAAAGAGGTTCTACGGAAGTGGGAAGCCGCCGACGAGGTGAGGATAGCCACAGAGAAGTCGCTCGCTACCGTGCGGCTCGCAAGAGCAGTTGCGCGCTGTCTCACTCTCGGCAGACAGCTGGAGGGCCAGCTTGCTGAGGTTACCGGGCGTGGTGGCCTCGCCGATGGAACGGCGTCTCCCTCGCCGGGTAGAGACGATTACCGCGCTCTGGAACGCGCTGCGTCTACGATCGTGAGTCTCCGTCGGATGTTCACGGCCACGGGACCAGGAGAGGAAGGCCACGGATTAGAAAAAGTCAAGGTCATCCGGACGCTACGGAGTGAACTGCTCATTCCCGCCGAAAACATGGTGAAGTCGAGAGCGCAGCAGGCGATCAATCGTTTCACCATGTCCGCCCAGTCAGGCTACAAACAAGCTGGCGATGCAAGAGCCCGACTCAGCTCCGCCACCACAATCTTGTACCTCCTCTCGCCAATCCCCAAGGACCTATCTTCGGCATCGGACTTCCAACCCGAGCTCCTCCTCTCCACACTGCAAGGCTACATGCACACGGCCATCATGTCGTCCCTGAACGCCCTATCCCGGTCCCTGTCCATGCTGCCCACGCTCGACAAAACCCTCGTTGAGATCTCGGCCAAATGCCAGGATCTCTTTGCGCTGGAATCTATCCTTGCCAGCCTTCGACCGCCATCACATCCGCTCTTTCCCCCAGCACCTACCCCCGAGACCCAGTCACAAGGTGGTAGTAAGAATAACCTTCTGCAACCGCTGCTCAACGCCCTCGACGCATCGTCCCTCCCATCGCACTTCTGGCGCTCCCTCGCCTCGTCTCTCACTTCGCGCGTCCAGGAGATTGTCAACCGTGGCGGCGTCTCGGCAAGGACCCTCCGATCTAACCGGGACCGCCTTAAGAAGGACATCAAAGAGTGTGTCCTCCGGGGATCTCAACTCCCAGCATCGACCGACAAAGGACGGATGGGAGCCGACTCCGGAATGAAAGGAAACTGGGAACGAGAAGCAGCGGTGATGGTCAGTGCCGTGGCCAGTGTGCTAGACAGGTAA